GCAGACCTGGCATGCCGACGCCGGCATTCGTTACAGCTATAGTAATAATCTGCTGGTGACCCGGCCCTGGACGGATACCCTGTCGGCTATTCGCCGAAAGGTGGAGAACCGTTTGGCGTACCGTTTTAATTCGGTATTGGTCAATCATTACCGGAACGGCGACGATTTCGTCGGTTGGCATGCCGACAACGAACCCGAATTGGGCGAGTCGCCGTTGATTGCCTCATTGAGTCTCGGTGCGGTGCGGCCTTTGGCGTTCCAGCGCAAAAGCAACATGGAAGCCGGGCAACTATTGTTGCCCAGCGGCAGCCTGCTGTTGATGCGGCCGCCATTTCAAAGCCATTGGCAGCATAGCGTGCCTCGGGACCAGCGGATCGGTACGGCCCGGATTAATTTAACCTTTCGCAACGTTTGCCGGGCGCTTGCGGCGCCAGTGCAATAAAAGGCGTGCGCAACAGTTAACGGTTTCCCCCGCCGAGTTTTTCGGGCTGCGGGATTTTGCCCAGTAATGTTCCAGGCGAAGCTGCTTGCAGGAAAATACTTGCATTATTCGCGGCTCTAACGTTGAATTTCCCGCTTTAATAAACAGGTGCTTCGGATATGTTTTTTATCGCAACCCAAGTCTCCAGCGGCCAAAGCTTCGGCGAAACGTTAGCTCGTTTTGGTTTGACGCCGCCCGCCCAAATAAGCGCATTATCCCATGCGCATAATGCGCATCTGCGAATCAACGGCCGTCCCCCAGCGCCCGGCACGCGCACCGTGCAAACAGTGGAATTGATCGTGCCGATCGATGTGCGTTTATCGGTCGCCGAGTTTAGGCCGGTGATCAATCTGATCGATGGATTGAGGCCGAGACCCGTGGGGGAATCGGGGCCGCCTACCTTGACTCACGGCGTATCAATTAGAATTACACGCAATTTGGAAGCAGGTGTTGGCTTGAATTGGATTCAGACCGTCAGAAAACTCAATAATCCGGACTCGTCCGCACCCCTGGAGTTCGTGGATGTGGGGCATAACGGTTTACCTTTCGACGAACAACCGCCGCCGGGACAGGCTCCACGCCGGGAGATGTCCGACGTTCCCTGCGGCCCGGTGGCGCCCGCCGCAGGGCGAGGGGTGGATTTTACGGCAACTACGACGCTCGCCGTTCTGGATAGAGGTCGTATTGTGCTCGCGGCAGGTAAGACTTGGGGGTTCAGCATCGGAACGGCGCGTACTTTACCCGCCGGCGTGCAAGTGCGACAGCCGCGCGATGCATCGGCTGCCGATTTCGCGAACCAGTTACGAATACTGCGGGCCGGCATTAATCAATTCAGGCAAGCAACCGGCGGCGGGCTGAACTATCTATTGCCTCCCAGGCCGAATACTATTTTGCTACCTTAAGCTAGGGGCAAGGCTTAACCCATCCCGTGCGCCGTACAGCCGGTTCGATTACTGCCGCCAGGGAAACGGCGCATAGGCAGCGGGTCGCCAAAATTGCAGGATTTCATTACCGTGGTGCATGTAGTCATCCAGCAAGTCCTGATGACAATGCTGAAAATAGGTGTCTACCGCGGGCGGCGGTTGGTGGCCGAAGAAACGGTTCAAGCTGTCCAATAACACGCAGGAATTTTGAATTTCGCCCAGGCGGGTTAAATAGGCTTGTATCCGTTCCAGATGATTTTCAGGCAATTCAGGTAACAGCTCTTGCGATGCGGCCAACATGTAGCGGAGCCTTTTAACCGAAATTCGCAGATGGTGCAGCGTTGCCGGGTCGGCCGGATCAATTGACCGGTAACGCTCCAGCACGGTGCGGTAACTTGTGTCTATCGCTGACAGAATGCGCGGTGTTAAGGTATCTTTCCCGAATGCGTCGCGCATTTCCTTCCAGGCCTTATCCATTAACGGCTGCAATTCAGCGCTGTTTAGACTTTGCAGGATGGTCGGTGATTGCACCAATAAGCGCTGCTCGTTCAGTTGCAGGTAACGGTGGTATGCCGCCAGCTCGGGCAAGGCATCCAGGCTGTCGGCCACCTTTTGCAACATCACCTGGGTGTCGCGCAGCTCGTCAAAGCTGTTGAGCTGGGCTTTCAGGTGCTTGCGCAGTTTGCGCAGGGCGGGCAGCGGCGCCAGCGCCTGCAATAATTGAATTAAAGCCAGCAGGCGCCGACAACTAATACGTAACTTATGGACGGCTTCTTCGCTGGCTGTCTGCTGGCAGCGGCTTAAGCGTTTGGTGTGCTTTTGCCACAGCGACTCATAACTTGCCAGTAGTTGTTTTCCGTCATGCATAACCCGCTCAGGATTTACGGCTTTGCAGGCGCTTTTTGCGCATCACCAGCGTCACGATGGGTCCGGACGCGGCATAAGCCACGGACAGCAAAAACAACATGCGCTGCGGTTGGGCCATTACAAAACCAACTACCAGCATGGCCAGAATGGTGACAATAAACGGTACCCGGTTTTTAAAATCGATCTCTTTGAAGCTGGAATAGCGGAAATTGCTGACCATTAACAAACCGGTGGCAATAGTGGTAACCAGCACCAAATATTTAAAGTTTTCCACCTCATAACCGTTTTCCACGCAGAACCACAAGCCGCCGGCCAGAATCGCCGCCGCCGCCGGGCTGGGAAGGCCTTGAAAATAGCGTTTGTCGGCCACTTCCACCTGAGTGTTGAAACGGGCCAACCGCAAGGCACCGCCGGCCATGTGTACGAAGGCGGCAAACAAGCCGACCTGGCCCATACTGGACAGCGTCCACAAATACATGACGATAGCCGGCGCCGCACCGAAGGACACCATGTCGGACAAGCTATCGTATTGCACACCGAATTCGCTTTGGGTATTGGTCAGGCGGGCAACCCGGCCGTCCAAACCATCCAATATCATGGCCACGAATAGGGCGATGGCGGCTGTTTGAAAACGACCGTTGATGGCCGAGGTGATGGCGTAAAAGCCGGCAAACATGGCGCCGGTCGTGAACAGGTTGGGCAAAAGATAAATGCCGCGATGGCGTTTGGTCTGGGGTTTTTGAGTCATGGTGTGCGCACACAAGGGAAAGTTGGCTTGCATTTTACATGGTCGGCTCTGGGCTTGCCATGTCGTTTATATGACAGACTGCCGCTCAGCATCATCCTGACTACGCTTGCCGGATAATCAATAAAAGCACTGGTTTTGCCGAAGTTGTTCGAGCCGGCGCGGAAAGTTTTGTGCAAGGTAGTTTTGCAGCCCTTGCCATGCGGCATTGGCTTCGGCAATTAAACCTTGGTCGGGAGGCTGCTGCTTTTCGATGCGGGTGTAATGCAAACCATGGTAATTAATGCCCGC
This sequence is a window from Methylomonas methanica MC09. Protein-coding genes within it:
- a CDS encoding CHAD domain-containing protein, with translation MHDGKQLLASYESLWQKHTKRLSRCQQTASEEAVHKLRISCRRLLALIQLLQALAPLPALRKLRKHLKAQLNSFDELRDTQVMLQKVADSLDALPELAAYHRYLQLNEQRLLVQSPTILQSLNSAELQPLMDKAWKEMRDAFGKDTLTPRILSAIDTSYRTVLERYRSIDPADPATLHHLRISVKRLRYMLAASQELLPELPENHLERIQAYLTRLGEIQNSCVLLDSLNRFFGHQPPPAVDTYFQHCHQDLLDDYMHHGNEILQFWRPAAYAPFPWRQ
- the pssA gene encoding CDP-diacylglycerol--serine O-phosphatidyltransferase, with product MTQKPQTKRHRGIYLLPNLFTTGAMFAGFYAITSAINGRFQTAAIALFVAMILDGLDGRVARLTNTQSEFGVQYDSLSDMVSFGAAPAIVMYLWTLSSMGQVGLFAAFVHMAGGALRLARFNTQVEVADKRYFQGLPSPAAAAILAGGLWFCVENGYEVENFKYLVLVTTIATGLLMVSNFRYSSFKEIDFKNRVPFIVTILAMLVVGFVMAQPQRMLFLLSVAYAASGPIVTLVMRKKRLQSRKS
- a CDS encoding alpha-ketoglutarate-dependent dioxygenase AlkB family protein; this translates as MVACDELELIEGFLDAEDCGRFLDYFLHRHEWPDNRYAFAGRQFVLPRLQTWHADAGIRYSYSNNLLVTRPWTDTLSAIRRKVENRLAYRFNSVLVNHYRNGDDFVGWHADNEPELGESPLIASLSLGAVRPLAFQRKSNMEAGQLLLPSGSLLLMRPPFQSHWQHSVPRDQRIGTARINLTFRNVCRALAAPVQ